A genomic stretch from Hydrogenimonas urashimensis includes:
- a CDS encoding M14 family metallopeptidase gives MIPLIELTSVPEGLLEIKEARNLHTVLPHPTLLTLEGHHKEALFVTVLLHGNEDTGLFAIQKILKKYRNRPLPRSLVVFFGNVYAAKEGLRRLDGQPDYNRVWPEGEEPQSDEAHLIERVVRRVTGKPLFASIDIHNNTGKNPHYGCINRLESDFLYLASLFSRIIVYFETPKGVQSMALAKYCPAITIECGKPHVSRGIEHAAEFVDSLLHLSAFPHRGPHTKEVEVFHTVARVTIPERFSFGFADADTDIRLPEELEEDNFKELPAGTPFGWVRPGSGARFEVFDDAGRECFDDFFTMEKNEIRLAKRMMPAMITRDLKIIRQDCLCYLMERYAMPQL, from the coding sequence ATGATTCCCCTGATCGAACTCACCAGCGTCCCCGAAGGATTGCTGGAAATAAAGGAGGCCCGCAATCTGCACACAGTACTGCCTCATCCCACGCTGCTGACTCTGGAGGGGCATCACAAGGAGGCGCTTTTTGTCACCGTCTTGTTGCACGGCAACGAAGACACAGGGCTTTTCGCCATCCAGAAAATTCTGAAAAAATATCGAAACCGTCCCCTGCCCCGCTCCCTCGTTGTCTTTTTCGGAAACGTCTATGCAGCCAAAGAGGGATTGCGGCGGCTCGACGGGCAGCCTGACTACAACCGTGTCTGGCCGGAAGGCGAAGAGCCCCAGAGCGACGAAGCGCACCTCATCGAGAGAGTGGTGCGCCGGGTGACGGGAAAACCGCTTTTCGCCAGCATCGACATTCACAACAATACGGGCAAAAACCCCCATTACGGGTGCATCAACCGACTCGAATCCGACTTTCTCTATCTGGCGTCGCTCTTTTCACGCATCATCGTCTATTTCGAGACACCCAAAGGGGTCCAGTCGATGGCTTTGGCCAAGTACTGCCCCGCCATCACGATCGAATGCGGCAAACCTCACGTCTCCCGTGGCATCGAACACGCCGCCGAATTCGTCGATTCGCTTCTGCACCTCTCGGCCTTCCCCCACCGCGGCCCGCATACCAAAGAGGTGGAAGTTTTCCATACCGTCGCCCGCGTCACGATACCCGAACGCTTCTCTTTCGGATTTGCGGATGCCGACACCGACATCCGTCTTCCGGAAGAGCTGGAAGAGGACAACTTCAAAGAATTGCCCGCCGGCACACCCTTCGGATGGGTACGCCCGGGTTCGGGAGCACGCTTTGAAGTTTTCGACGATGCGGGCAGGGAGTGTTTCGACGATTTCTTCACGATGGAAAAGAACGAAATACGCCTTGCCAAACGGATGATGCCGGCCATGATCACCCGTGACCTGAAAATCATTCGCCAGGACTGCCTTTGCTACCTGATGGAGCGCTATGCGATGCCGCAACTCTAG
- a CDS encoding HyaD/HybD family hydrogenase maturation endopeptidase — protein sequence MSYYESLREEASIAVIGIGNILFKDEGVGIYAAKYLGENYGFSPHVDIIDGGTLGFKLMNYCQSYDKVIILDTVSVKDEPGSVYNLPSDALIGLGSYRRTAHEVEVVQILEVCFMLERRADVNVIGIVPEDIESVDIALTGNLTERFGALIDETVRELERGGIEVTPKEGRSLDEIIKAYNTPRMEAPNP from the coding sequence TTGTCATATTATGAATCTTTGAGAGAGGAAGCCTCTATCGCCGTCATCGGCATAGGGAATATCCTGTTCAAAGATGAGGGGGTGGGCATCTATGCCGCGAAATATCTTGGGGAGAATTACGGGTTTTCTCCTCATGTTGATATTATCGACGGCGGTACGCTGGGATTCAAACTGATGAACTATTGCCAAAGCTACGACAAAGTGATCATACTCGATACCGTCTCCGTCAAAGACGAGCCCGGATCGGTCTACAACCTTCCTTCCGATGCATTGATTGGCCTGGGGAGTTATCGTCGGACAGCCCATGAAGTGGAGGTGGTACAGATACTGGAGGTCTGTTTCATGCTGGAGAGGAGGGCGGATGTCAATGTCATCGGCATCGTACCGGAAGATATCGAGAGTGTCGATATCGCCTTGACGGGAAATTTGACAGAGCGCTTCGGAGCTCTCATCGACGAAACGGTGCGGGAGCTGGAGCGCGGCGGTATCGAAGTGACTCCCAAAGAGGGGCGGTCCCTCGATGAAATTATCAAAGCGTACAACACTCCGAGGATGGAAGCGCCCAATCCATAA
- a CDS encoding glutamate-cysteine ligase family protein: MGTEIEQDRFRSDAWPEFSERLRNETEHLKELYKNEKCSRNAYVGGFEIEGWLVDEKMRPAPRNEEFLRRLHDDMASMELAKFNFELNNTPRPLCADAFGQFAAEMHHTCKTANETAENMRLRALSIGILPTLKPSDFCLENMSGLKRYRALNEQVLKERGGRPVELDIAGKNERLTMRHDSVMLEAAATSFQIHTQVPFESAHHYYNAAILASAASVAVSANSPFLFGKTLWHETRIPLFEQSVDTGEGLQRVSFGSGFAKESILECFDENVDAYDILLPILFDAEPEAFAHLRLHNGTIWRWNRPLIGFDEDGTPHFRIEHRVMPSGPTLVDMLANAAFYYGLAASLAPQCAQNRYPADFSAARSNFYAACRDGLDARIEWNDRKEKIRDLVLNTLLPLAREGLESMKIDEKDIERNLGIVETRVAKGQNGAVWQLAYVEKFGKDMQKMTEAYWHHQRIGEPVHTWSVR; the protein is encoded by the coding sequence ATGGGAACAGAAATCGAACAGGACCGTTTCCGCTCCGATGCGTGGCCCGAATTTTCGGAACGTCTTCGAAACGAAACGGAACACCTCAAAGAGCTTTACAAAAATGAAAAATGTTCGCGCAACGCCTATGTGGGAGGTTTTGAAATCGAAGGATGGCTCGTGGACGAAAAGATGCGTCCCGCCCCGCGGAACGAAGAGTTTTTACGTCGGCTTCACGACGATATGGCATCGATGGAGCTTGCCAAATTCAATTTCGAACTCAACAACACTCCCCGACCGTTGTGCGCCGATGCGTTCGGGCAATTTGCCGCGGAGATGCACCATACCTGCAAAACGGCGAACGAAACGGCGGAAAATATGAGGCTGCGGGCATTGAGCATCGGCATACTCCCCACACTGAAACCCTCCGATTTCTGCCTGGAAAACATGTCGGGCCTCAAACGGTACCGGGCATTGAACGAGCAGGTGCTCAAAGAGCGGGGCGGTCGGCCCGTAGAGCTCGATATTGCCGGGAAAAACGAGCGTCTGACGATGCGGCACGATTCGGTCATGCTCGAAGCGGCGGCCACATCCTTCCAGATTCATACCCAGGTCCCTTTCGAAAGTGCCCACCATTATTACAATGCCGCCATTCTCGCCTCTGCCGCGAGCGTGGCCGTTTCGGCGAATTCCCCTTTTCTTTTCGGCAAAACGCTGTGGCACGAAACGCGCATTCCCCTTTTCGAACAGTCGGTGGACACGGGAGAAGGGCTGCAACGTGTCTCTTTCGGGAGCGGCTTCGCGAAAGAGAGCATTCTGGAGTGCTTCGACGAAAATGTCGATGCCTACGACATTCTGCTGCCGATACTCTTCGACGCGGAGCCCGAAGCGTTCGCGCACCTGCGCCTGCACAACGGCACCATATGGCGGTGGAACAGGCCGCTGATAGGTTTCGACGAAGACGGAACGCCCCATTTCCGTATCGAACACCGGGTGATGCCTTCGGGCCCGACGCTGGTCGACATGCTGGCCAACGCCGCTTTCTACTATGGCCTTGCGGCAAGTCTGGCCCCACAGTGTGCCCAAAACCGTTACCCTGCCGATTTTTCCGCCGCGAGATCGAACTTCTACGCCGCCTGCCGCGACGGGCTGGACGCCCGAATCGAATGGAACGACAGAAAGGAGAAGATCCGCGATCTCGTTTTGAACACTCTCCTGCCCTTGGCAAGGGAGGGTCTCGAGTCGATGAAAATCGACGAAAAAGATATTGAAAGAAACCTCGGTATCGTCGAAACACGCGTCGCCAAAGGACAAAACGGCGCGGTATGGCAGCTCGCCTATGTCGAAAAATTTGGAAAGGATATGCAGAAAATGACCGAAGCCTATTGGCACCATCAGCGTATCGGAGAACCGGTACACACATGGAGCGTACGATGA
- a CDS encoding GGDEF domain-containing protein — MQKDEIIAGLEKDLSDAQYKDAITRAWNYPMFARKGSTAAKRVAHERKPISLVVVELTNLDSINMRYTVKTGDMVMKGIADLIKEESRSKNEENRPSDIIGRWNGPGLLVLLPHCDECGVRTFIERIDKRIASRAFSHKHQTVEVHLSYGACTQYGRQASIGDLIKKAEVALESAKTEKLPFRVVDHLGDEAVCGKTNREREKKMMGGVHWQ; from the coding sequence GTGCAAAAAGATGAAATCATTGCAGGTCTGGAAAAGGATTTGTCGGATGCGCAATACAAAGACGCAATCACCAGAGCATGGAATTACCCCATGTTTGCGCGCAAAGGATCGACAGCGGCCAAACGTGTCGCCCACGAACGCAAGCCAATCTCCCTCGTTGTCGTCGAGCTCACCAATCTCGATTCGATCAATATGCGCTATACGGTGAAAACGGGTGACATGGTGATGAAAGGAATAGCCGATCTCATCAAAGAAGAGTCACGCAGCAAAAATGAAGAGAATCGCCCATCCGACATCATCGGGCGCTGGAACGGCCCGGGACTTCTCGTGCTTCTGCCCCACTGCGACGAATGCGGCGTTCGCACTTTCATAGAGCGCATCGACAAACGTATCGCTTCCAGGGCTTTCAGCCACAAACATCAGACCGTGGAGGTGCATCTGTCGTACGGTGCCTGTACCCAATATGGGCGCCAGGCTTCCATCGGGGACCTGATCAAAAAAGCCGAAGTGGCGCTTGAATCGGCGAAAACCGAAAAACTTCCCTTTCGAGTCGTTGATCATCTCGGCGACGAAGCCGTTTGCGGTAAAACGAACAGGGAAAGAGAGAAAAAGATGATGGGTGGGGTCCACTGGCAATAG